In one Oscillospiraceae bacterium genomic region, the following are encoded:
- a CDS encoding PTS sugar transporter subunit IID, with amino-acid sequence MGKTKEFLKRKNVVVSARRYGVDALGAMAQGLFASLLIGTILDTLGTQLGVEWLVTIGGFAKAVSGPAMAISIGFALQAPSLVLFSLAAVGWAANSLGGAGGPLAVLVVAVVASELGKLVSKETPVDILATPLVTILAGAGLSMLIAAPIGAGALALGQVIMWATQQQPFLMGIVVSVLVGVFLTLPISSAAICHSLGLVGLAGGAAVAGCCAQMVGFAVMSFRENRWGGLVSQGLGTSMLQMGNIVKNPLIWIPATLTSAITGPIATCIFHLEMNGPAISSGMGTCGLVGQIGVYSGWVADVASGARAAITPFDWIGLVLVCFLLPAVLCWALGLVCRRLGWIKDGDLTLA; translated from the coding sequence TGGACGCGCTGGGCGCCATGGCCCAGGGCCTCTTCGCCTCCCTGCTCATCGGCACCATCCTGGACACGCTGGGCACCCAGCTGGGCGTGGAGTGGCTGGTGACCATCGGCGGCTTCGCCAAGGCGGTGTCCGGCCCGGCCATGGCCATCTCCATCGGCTTCGCCCTCCAGGCCCCCTCCCTGGTGCTCTTCTCCCTGGCGGCGGTGGGCTGGGCCGCCAACAGCCTGGGCGGCGCCGGGGGCCCGCTGGCCGTGCTGGTGGTGGCCGTGGTGGCCTCGGAGCTGGGCAAGCTGGTGTCCAAGGAGACCCCGGTGGACATCCTCGCCACCCCCCTGGTCACCATCCTCGCAGGCGCGGGGCTGTCTATGCTCATCGCCGCCCCCATCGGCGCGGGGGCGCTGGCCCTGGGGCAGGTCATCATGTGGGCCACCCAGCAGCAGCCCTTCCTGATGGGAATTGTGGTGTCGGTGCTGGTGGGCGTGTTCCTCACCCTGCCCATCTCCTCCGCCGCCATCTGCCACTCCCTGGGCCTGGTGGGGCTGGCGGGCGGGGCCGCCGTGGCCGGCTGCTGCGCCCAGATGGTGGGCTTCGCGGTGATGTCCTTCCGGGAGAACCGCTGGGGCGGGCTGGTCAGCCAGGGGCTGGGCACCTCCATGCTCCAGATGGGCAACATCGTCAAAAATCCGCTGATCTGGATCCCCGCCACCCTGACCTCCGCCATCACCGGCCCCATCGCCACCTGCATCTTCCATCTGGAGATGAACGGGCCCGCCATCTCCTCCGGCATGGGCACCTGCGGCCTGGTGGGGCAGATCGGCGTGTACTCCGGCTGGGTGGCCGACGTGGCCTCCGGGGCCAGGGCGGCCATCACTCCCTTCGACTGGATCGGCCTGGTGCTGGTGTGCTTCCTGCTCCCGGCGGTGCTCTGCTGGGCCCTGGGGCTGGTGTGCCGCAGGCTGGGCTGGATTAAGGACGGGGACCTCACCCTGGCGTAA
- a CDS encoding signal peptidase I → MAKKKPEEGKPEEPYNVKLDLYFWLQALVMALVGIILVFTIFGRLTPVDGTSMLPTLHDKDMMVVRSLGYTPAQGDVIVLTKFFVKPDGTEVPDPIVKRVIAVGGQHVDVDYAAGTVAVDGQVLDEDYTLEPMMQMSWQENVSVDVPEGSVFVMGDNRNVSLDSRYPGLDVVDERYILGQAALVLFPFRDFGTIE, encoded by the coding sequence ATGGCAAAGAAAAAGCCCGAGGAGGGCAAGCCGGAGGAGCCCTACAACGTCAAGCTGGACCTCTACTTCTGGCTTCAGGCCCTGGTGATGGCCCTGGTGGGCATCATCCTGGTCTTCACCATTTTCGGCCGCCTGACCCCGGTGGACGGCACCTCCATGCTGCCCACCCTCCACGACAAGGACATGATGGTGGTGCGCAGCCTGGGGTACACCCCGGCGCAGGGGGACGTGATCGTGCTGACCAAGTTCTTCGTCAAGCCCGACGGCACCGAGGTGCCCGACCCCATCGTCAAGCGGGTCATCGCCGTGGGGGGCCAGCACGTGGACGTGGACTACGCCGCCGGGACGGTGGCGGTGGACGGGCAGGTGCTGGACGAGGACTATACCCTGGAGCCCATGATGCAGATGTCGTGGCAGGAGAACGTCTCGGTGGACGTGCCGGAGGGCTCCGTCTTTGTGATGGGGGACAACCGCAACGTCTCCCTGGACAGCCGCTATCCCGGCCTGGACGTGGTGGACGAGCGCTATATCCTGGGCCAGGCGGCGCTGGTGCTCTTCCCCTTCCGGGATTTCGGGACCATTGAATAA
- a CDS encoding ribonuclease Y, translated as MVPVWVMIVVAVICLAIGVPVGIQVRRRVAEKEISSAEEEAKRIINESIKSAESKKREALVEAKEEILQARNEYEREVKERRGDLQKQERRLQQKEENLDRKTENIEKKEEQIQSKLADLEAAREEVSVVKKTQMEVLERISGFTAEEAKNYLINQLEAEVTHEAAMKVKEIETRFKEESDQRAKELISLAIQRCAADHVAEATVSVVPLPNDEMKGRIIGREGRNIRTLETMTGVDLIIDDTPEAITVSCFDPVRREIARIALEKLIQDGRIHPARIEEMVEKAKREVDATIKAEGERAVFETNVHGLHPELVKLLGRMRYRTSYGQNVLNHSIEVSHLAGLLAAEIGADVTAAKRAGLLHDLGKSIDHEVEGSHVQIGVELARKYKENEDIVHAIEAHHNDVEPRTIVACLVQAADAISAARPGARRENLENYIKRLEKLEEVTSSFPGVEKSFAIQAGREVRIMVSPEKVSEDQMILLARDIAKKIEDELEYPGQIKVHVLRETKVIEYAK; from the coding sequence ATGGTACCTGTATGGGTCATGATAGTAGTGGCTGTAATCTGCCTTGCGATAGGAGTTCCCGTTGGCATCCAGGTCCGCAGGAGGGTCGCCGAGAAGGAGATCTCCAGCGCGGAGGAGGAGGCCAAGCGGATTATCAACGAATCCATCAAGAGCGCCGAGAGCAAGAAGCGCGAGGCGCTGGTGGAGGCCAAGGAGGAGATTCTCCAGGCCCGCAACGAGTACGAGCGCGAGGTCAAGGAGCGCCGGGGCGATTTGCAGAAGCAGGAGCGCCGCCTGCAGCAGAAGGAAGAAAATCTGGACCGCAAGACCGAGAACATCGAGAAGAAGGAAGAGCAGATCCAGAGCAAGCTGGCCGACCTGGAGGCCGCCCGCGAGGAGGTCTCCGTGGTCAAGAAGACCCAGATGGAGGTGCTGGAGCGCATCTCCGGCTTTACCGCCGAGGAGGCCAAGAACTACCTGATCAACCAGCTGGAGGCCGAGGTCACCCACGAGGCCGCCATGAAGGTCAAGGAGATCGAGACCCGCTTCAAGGAGGAGTCCGACCAGCGCGCCAAGGAGCTCATCTCCCTGGCCATCCAGCGCTGCGCCGCCGACCATGTGGCCGAAGCCACCGTCTCTGTGGTTCCCCTGCCCAATGACGAGATGAAGGGCCGCATCATCGGCCGCGAGGGCCGCAACATCCGCACGCTGGAGACCATGACCGGTGTGGATCTGATCATCGACGACACCCCGGAGGCCATCACGGTCTCCTGCTTCGACCCGGTCCGCCGGGAGATCGCCCGCATCGCCCTGGAGAAGCTGATCCAGGACGGCCGTATCCACCCCGCCCGCATCGAGGAGATGGTGGAGAAGGCCAAGCGCGAGGTGGACGCCACCATCAAGGCCGAGGGCGAGCGCGCCGTGTTTGAGACCAACGTCCACGGCCTGCACCCGGAGCTGGTGAAGCTGCTGGGCCGTATGCGCTACCGCACCAGCTACGGGCAGAACGTGCTCAACCACTCCATCGAGGTCTCCCACCTGGCGGGCCTGCTGGCCGCCGAGATCGGGGCCGACGTCACCGCCGCCAAGCGGGCGGGCCTGCTGCACGACCTGGGCAAGTCCATCGACCACGAGGTGGAGGGCTCCCACGTGCAGATCGGCGTGGAGCTGGCCCGGAAGTACAAGGAGAACGAGGACATCGTCCACGCCATCGAGGCCCACCACAACGACGTGGAGCCCCGTACCATCGTGGCCTGCCTGGTCCAGGCGGCCGACGCCATCTCCGCCGCCCGCCCCGGCGCCCGGCGGGAGAACCTGGAAAACTATATCAAGCGGCTGGAGAAGCTGGAGGAGGTCACCTCCTCCTTCCCCGGGGTGGAGAAGTCCTTCGCCATCCAGGCCGGGCGCGAGGTGCGCATCATGGTCTCGCCGGAGAAGGTCTCCGAGGACCAGATGATCCTGCTGGCCCGGGACATCGCCAAGAAGATCGAGGACGAGCTGGAGTACCCCGGCCAGATCAAGGTCCACGTGCTGCGTGAGACAAAAGTGATTGAATACGCGAAGTAA